In the genome of Chryseobacterium sp. 52, the window AAATAAAAAATTCCGTATTTCTACGGAATCACATTTTATCAAGAGAATATATATTATTAACAACGGCGTAGATGACTATACCTACTGTGTTCTTAGCCCCGATCTTTTCCAGGATCCTCTGGCGGTGGCTTTCTACTGTTCTGGGACTTATGAAGAGTTTTTCTCCGATCTCATTATTTGTGTATTCCTGGCAAATCAGTTTTACCACATCTTTTTCCCGTTCCGAAAGTTCATCTTCCATTTCAAAAAGAGATTTTTTCTTTGCAGAACTGTTCATATAGGTAAACAGCATCTGATGGTCTTCGGCAGTAAAAAATACGCCATTTTTATACACCATGGTGATTGCATCGATGAATGTTTTCCGGTCTGAATTTTTAGGAAGAAAGGCAGAAACACCGAGTTTAACCATATACCCCAGAATAGAGGTTTTGTAATGGGAAGAGAGGATAATAATCCTCAGTTCCGGGTATTTTTCTTTAAGAACTTCTACCAGTTCAAAGCCGTTCATGGGCTGCATCTGTACGTCTACAAGAGCCAGATGCGGAAATTCATCTTCGGAAAGGCTTCCCAGTTTCTCAATAAAATCCGGGCCGTTATTGGATGTAAGACATACGGATATATTCTTTTCATTCGAAAGCAGCATTTTTACCCCTTCCAGGATCAGCTGTTCGTCATCAATTAAGGCTATTTTGATTTGGGAGTTCATGGTTTTTTGGAATTATAATGATTAAACGGCTTCCTTTATTTAAAGTACTTTTCCATTTATGGACGGCATTCATTGATTTTATTCTGGATTCAATATTCTTGATTCCCATTCCTTTTTTCACCAGATTATAATCAAATCCCTGTCCGTTGTCAGAGATGATCACTGCCATATTCCGGGGATAATCTTTAATATAAATCCATAAATCTGTGGCTGTTGAATGTTTGATAACATTGGTTGTGAATTCCTGAATGATTCTATACAGCTGTACTTCCACAAAGATATCTTTTTTCTCATATCCGGGCATGACCTGCATAGAAATATTGATCTTATGTGAAAGATTGGCAATAAGCTCTTCCACATAGAGAACAAATCCTACCGATTCAAGGTTTACGGGATATAAGGAATGGGAAATACTTCTAGCCGCATCGATAAGGGATGACATCTGACTGTAAATATTTTTCTTGATCACCTCATCTCCTTTGGTATCCAGATTATTCATCCATAAGGAAAGGATATTGAGACGGTTTCCGATATCGTCATGGATCATGACTGCTATTCTTTTTCTTTCTTCTTCCTGGGCTTTGATATTTTCAAGCACGAGCTTTTTCTGATGAAGCACTTCGGCCTCATGCTGAACATTCTTTTCTTTAATGATCCGGCTGATAAAAGATCTGTAGGCAATGAGAATAAAGGATACTATAATTGCTATGGTAACAATTATAAGGATCAGCAGGCTAATATTTAGGGTTACTTCTTTAATTTGATGAAGGTATATAAAAATGAGCAATATAAAATGCTTGACAGAATATTATTTGCACTGAGAATAATATAATAATCATTTTCTGACAGGTTAGCGATCTGATGCTGGATAATGAAAATAAAGACCGAAACCGAATAGTAGAAAAAAATACATGCATCTGCGAGAAGAAAACGATTTTGGGTCGATGCATCTTTGATCTCCCGGATCAGGGAAAACCCTGAAAGACAGATGATCGCAATATTGGAGATCACCTTTACAATATCACTGTTGAACGGATAATCAAATACATATTTTGACACCATAAATGCTGCAGCCAGCATTGCTGTGATGCCGAGTAAATATTTCGGGAGTTCCAGTTTCCTTATAAACAACGCTGTAACCAGAAAAAATTCTCCGGCAATGTACAGAGGATATAGAAACGAGGTATCATTAAGATTGAAAATGTAAGGCAGAACCAGGTTCAGTAATTCTATAAAAAAAAGAAAAGCAATACAATGAAAATATTGCTTTTCTTTATTATTTAATATACGGTATTTTGCTGCTCCCAAAAGTATTATGGACAGAAGCAGACCATAGTTTAGGAATAAAATTGCTTTATAAAAATCTGTCATTCCTATCTATACTAAGCATTTAAGATCCTAGTTCAGGGATACGGCAGATAGGCGGACATGGTTTTGCCCAATCGTAGGTATTTGAAGTAAGTTGTGTACTTGATCCTTCCAACATCACTTCATGGAAAGAAATAAAGATTAATGTTACCAGCATTCTCTGATAAATATCATTGTATCTAAGCCCGAATGAGCATTTTACTCCCGCGATCTTCGGCTCAGTATGGCTCAGGTCTTCTTTAGGGATGTAAAATCTTTTAAAAATTCTGGTTCCTTCAAATTCTGTACACTCACGGAAGAACCATTCCATGCCTTCATTTCTCCATCTTTCAATAGCATCTACAGCTAAATCCTGATCAAGAATTGGCTGATCAGATACAGGAAGTGACATATTGGTATTGTCATCTACTTTTGTAAGATTACTGGAAAGTACTGCATTTTTAACCACTGTAAATTCTTTCGTTTCCTGCAGTCTAAGGTCATATTTAAGCGGACAAAGAACCGTGTACTCATATTCAGTAACGCTTTTATCGATATATCCATTTTCATTCAAAGGAACGAAGATAAGGACCATTTCACCGTTAAATATACCCGCTTCTGCACAGAGATCTACATATTTGTTTTTTTCTATGATTTTGTCGATCTTATCTCCGAGAAGTTCGAAAATATAGTTGGTAGGGATCAGATTGGAGATGGTAGAGTAATCTGACTTGCATCTGTTCCACTCGTCGATTGCAATTTTGTAATCTTTTTCGTTCATAAGTTCATGGTTTGTTTAGTCGTATAAAATTATATAAACTAAACATCCTGCACAAATAATCATATCATAAATTTATTATTCGTAAAACAAATTTAATTTTGATTCACAAACCCCCTTGATATATTGAAAGTAATTTTATGGTTTATTGATCACAATATCGATCCTCAGTAGTTCCTTACGGTAATATGATAGCAGCTCTGTTGTCTTTCTTTGATGTAATAAATTCTGCCAGCATCTGCATAATACTTTAAAACTTTCTCCAGTGCCCCTTCCATTTTCGGATTATACTTCAACACATCATTGAATCTTATGTAAGAAATATCAAAGGAGTTCCCGTAATTGTGTGAGCTAATCCCTAAGGATGCATTGGAGTTCACTCTTCTCAGCCTGCATTGGTCTTCAAGTGTTCTGGTGATGGATGAGACAGTAAACGTATGCCCTTTTGTTTCTTTGCTGAATCTTGCAGCCATCTTGTCCAGCGTATTTTTTGCTTTGGATACCATATATGCCCTGCTGTAATCAAGTTTCTGGATGCGATACCCTTTTCCTGATTTTTTAATTTTATGAAATTTTCCGCTATTAATATATTTCTGTACTGTTTTAGAATCTTTAAGCAGCTTTACTCCAAAACTTTTTG includes:
- a CDS encoding DUF5715 family protein, with amino-acid sequence MRKFFCVAFVPLMYSFYYSQAAKKAPPCYDLTSVLKVEPTALYKPHLDASKSFGVKLLKDSKTVQKYINSGKFHKIKKSGKGYRIQKLDYSRAYMVSKAKNTLDKMAARFSKETKGHTFTVSSITRTLEDQCRLRRVNSNASLGISSHNYGNSFDISYIRFNDVLKYNPKMEGALEKVLKYYADAGRIYYIKERQQSCYHITVRNY
- a CDS encoding response regulator codes for the protein MNSQIKIALIDDEQLILEGVKMLLSNEKNISVCLTSNNGPDFIEKLGSLSEDEFPHLALVDVQMQPMNGFELVEVLKEKYPELRIIILSSHYKTSILGYMVKLGVSAFLPKNSDRKTFIDAITMVYKNGVFFTAEDHQMLFTYMNSSAKKKSLFEMEDELSEREKDVVKLICQEYTNNEIGEKLFISPRTVESHRQRILEKIGAKNTVGIVIYAVVNNIYSLDKM
- a CDS encoding sensor histidine kinase, with amino-acid sequence MLIFIYLHQIKEVTLNISLLILIIVTIAIIVSFILIAYRSFISRIIKEKNVQHEAEVLHQKKLVLENIKAQEEERKRIAVMIHDDIGNRLNILSLWMNNLDTKGDEVIKKNIYSQMSSLIDAARSISHSLYPVNLESVGFVLYVEELIANLSHKINISMQVMPGYEKKDIFVEVQLYRIIQEFTTNVIKHSTATDLWIYIKDYPRNMAVIISDNGQGFDYNLVKKGMGIKNIESRIKSMNAVHKWKSTLNKGSRLIIIIPKNHELPNQNSLN